From one Anopheles cruzii chromosome 3, idAnoCruzAS_RS32_06, whole genome shotgun sequence genomic stretch:
- the LOC128273940 gene encoding probable nuclear hormone receptor HR3 isoform X2: MFTPRMFEMWSNVTSKLEAHMPMQTNVQASTVQNSSSGSIKAQIEIIPCKVCGDKSSGVHYGVITCEGCKGFFRRSQSSVVNYQCPRNKQCVVDRVNRNRCQYCRLQKCLKLGMSRDAVKFGRMSKKQREKVEDEVRFHRAQMRAQNDAAPDSSVFDTQTPSSSDQLHHGYNGYTYSNEVGYGSPYGGYSASVTPQQTMGYDISADYVDSTTTYEPRSTMIDSDFISGHTEGDINEVLIKTLAEAHSNTNHKLEIVHEMFRKPQDVSRILYYKNMTQEELWLDCAEKLTSMIQQIIEFAKLIPGFMRLSQDDQILLLKTGSFELAIVRMSRLMDLSTNSVLYGDIMLPQEAFYTSDSFEMKLVACIFETAKSITELKLTETELALYQSLVLLWPERNGVRGNTEIQRLFNMSMSAIRQEIEANHAPLKGDVTVLDTLLNKIPTFRELSIMHMEALQKFKQDHPQYVFPALYKELFSIDSQQDLLT, translated from the exons CTCAAATCGAGATCATACCGTGCAAGGTGTGCGGCGACAAGTCGTCCGGGGTGCACTACGGTGTGATCACCTGCGAGGGCTGCAAGGGCTTCTTCCGGAGATCGCAGAGCTCCGTCGTCAACTACCAGTGCCCGCGAAACAAACAGTGCGTGGTGGATCGGGTCAACCGAAATCGATGCCAGTACTGTCGACTGCAAAAGTGCCTAAAGCTGGGAATGAGCCGTGACG CCGTCAAGTTCGGCCGAATGTCGAAGAAGCAGCGCGAGAAGGTGGAGGACGAGGTGCGGTTTCACCGGGCCCAGATGCGCGCCCAGAACGATGCGGCCCCGGACAGTTCCGTGTTCGACACGCAGACACCTTCCAGCAGCGATCAGCTGCACCACGGCTACAATGG CTACACATATTCGAACGAGGTCGGCTACGGCAGCCCGTACGGCGGGTACTCGGCCTCGGTGACGCCGCAGCAGACGATGGGCTACGACATCTCGGCCGACTACGTGGACAGTACAACGACTTATGAACCGAGAAGTACGATGATAGACTCAGATTTCATAAGTGGACACA CCGAAGGTGATATCAACGAGGTGCTGATAAAGACCCTGGCCGAGGCGCACTCCAATACCAACCACAAGCTAGAGATAGTGCACGAGATGTTCAGAAAACCGCAG GACGTTTCCCGTATACTGTACTACAAGAACATGACGCAGGAGGAGCTGTGGCTGGACTGTGCGGAAAAGCTGACGTCCATGATACAGCAGATCATCGAGTTCGCCAAGCTGATACCCGGCTTCATGCGGTTAAGTCAGGACGATCAG ATTTTACTCCTCAAAACGGGCTCGTTCGAGCTGGCAATCGTACGCATGTCTCGACTGATGGATCTCTCAACCAACTCCGTGCTGTACGGCGACATCATGCTGCCACAGGAAGCCTTCTACACGTCCGACTCGTTCGAGATGAAGCTGGTGGCGTGTATATTTGAGACGGCAAAAAGTATTACGGAACTGAAGCTtacggaaacggaactggcGCTCTACCAGAgcttggtgctgctgtggccaG AACGGAACGGCGTCCGAGGCAACACGGAAATTCAGCGATTGTTCAACATGAGCATGTCGGCAATCCGGCAGGAGATTGAAGCGAACCATGCGCCGCTCAAGGGTGACGTGACGGTGCTCGATACGCTGCTCAACAAAATCCCCACCTTCCG TGAGCTGTCGATCATGCACATGGAAGCGTTACAGAAGTTCAAACAGGACCACCCGCAGTACGTTTTCCCGGCCTTGTACAAGGAACTGTTCTCGATCGACTCGCAGCAGGACCTGTTGACATAA
- the LOC128270982 gene encoding uncharacterized protein LOC128270982, with the protein MTEMERKAVTIVGYQLGLLLLLMTVTLASAIQIDNRLVQPQHDCFERIALGAMLPFEKTFRNSDTNSLKICETLCLNDKECQTFAFGISGRGNGTCQLSANTIDATKSRPVGTIFDPDFDLYTRKYNCFLDGPTNPPPKPGGLGVFPGGEFPPGGGPPGSQRPPPPSGGSFPPPGIIDRPGPPVFGPPSPGVGPTGGIDPPTTANGGFVDTSRPNGDYGGTAPTSGSTAPGTTYGQTNGETLPETTAPAEEYYTTKDNGHSTGGGNPYLPTSTAAATGPNYGLGAPGQTGATMPDRENPSKYPLELRPPYGQSAPGPGGPSKPGTYPYQFPMLYETNYPLPNKQTNSGYPEIYAQNVPTLDNNYLRPEYGGTSFGRPLGPSGSTPPIENGYGGVQRPSAGGTIGYGTGGGSVVLQKPSSPGGGSASGTGYGPGPVRPSGPTGPTSTGYGVVRPAPAPPVQPSAGGSYHQANGPDQHKPPAVHKRPCYRRVLAGKRVAPQWVRRTLICERVEDCQRECGDERRFSCEGFNYRLDPTGRGQGDCELIDQPLSQIDLYSSSHQRDSNLIRDADYDYYERDRSATANCRPTCKDCVLKPFRPALEFVRPTTYRPSHHPESYKPYPSEYEEDHYKPAITAIDKYRPPMYSRPEFERYSPSSGYFPPPPPVDSYRPSLSFKPQYGAEIDRYGTLEHGGIYKPTYDRHEYPHRPLLPHHEELRPLHRPRHPYEDRDPPATAPVSTSQQYGNGKPATFIPYLIGQSIHKNGGVYGGSYGGGGDSYKSISDYWGLRNEIKRYDSPAFNYFELRNDRDHFDDNSVWSYGGTKYGYDPDPSYHPSVVPYERDHQPPPPPSAPTVFVDRGHFGQQWIRRPSHEECSVKSSEGFRLHKGVVKYALNTPTVIECERMCYSESRFRCLTFSYRYSTVSRENCLLCDRPFNLLDFYADLEPDRDYDIYSMSDDAKTCHPEPSHPRRDYNAQCFIRVIDSARFFKSIVRDSLTVRSIGECELECIKASKFTCRAFTYSFGPNAINAVIDNCQLSDWPVRDMDKDRHLVPDESFDVFERASYGQGCEIQPIVDDKHNKKFCYLGYGSPAKLLSSAIKKVTSVNTELDCKNECIRLREATHFKCLSFSFGSQASTYNCEMSDLDQSELKLGVHYAHTTDRDFWLFAWNPFDYTCRDKITTISGGTRTNHDRRVDIFREPGDGSWRQYTVTGKPCRYGTKCERNKITGFYSCELEGGEVGSWDYCCKADHPCGYSRGFEYPWCFVGDAPDQWRKCSDKYFPKKQHDSRYQDKNKKGEVYQPPPQPGGLKHLDDGVTAPAQLWPVTYLYESGPPNATEISNNVVDCKKEQC; encoded by the exons ATGacggaaatggaaaggaaagCTGTGACGATCGTCGGCTATCAGCTGggactgctactgctgctgatgaccgTGACGTTGGCGTCCGCCATTCAAATCGATAATCGTCTCGTACAACCCCAACATG ACTGCTTCGAGCGGATAGCGCTCGGTGCGATGCTGCCGTTCGAGAAGACGTTCCGCAACTCGGACACAAACTCGCTGAAGATCTGCGAAACGCTCTGCCTCAACGACAAGGAATGTCAAACGTTTGCCTTCGG GATTTCCGGTAGAGGAAATGGAACGTGTCAACTGTCGGCGAACACGATCGACGCCACCAAGTCGCGTCCGGTCGGGACCATCTTCGATCCGGACTTTGATCTGTACACGCGGAAGTACAACTGTTTTTTAGATGGACCCACAAATCCTCCGCCCAAACCGGGAG GCCTGGGCGTCTTCCCGGGTGGTGAGTTTCCTCCAGGAGGAGGTCCACCCGGTTCTcagcgaccaccaccaccgtccggtgGCTCGTTCCCTCCGCCGGGCATCATTGATCGACCGGGACCGCCGGTTTTTGGGCCACCGTCCCCCGGGGTGGGACCAACCGGTGGCATTGACCCACCaacgacggccaacggtggtTTTGTTGACACTTCCCGACCCAACGGTGATTACGGTGGGACGGCCCCGACCAGTGGAAGTACCGCACCGGGGACAACCTACGGACAAACCAACGGCGAAACGCTACCTGAAACGACGGCTCCGGCGGAAGAGTACTACACGACCAAAGACAACGGCCACTCGACCGGCGGAGGCAATCCGTATCTGCCGAcgagcacggcggcggcaacaggaCCCAATTACGGGCTGGGAGCACCCGGCCAAACCGGCGCGACGATGCCCGATCGGGAGAATCCCAGCAAGTATCCGCTGGAGTTGAGACCACCGTACGGACAGAGTgctcccggacccggtggtCCTTCGAAACCCGGCACCTATCCGTACCAGTTCCCGATGCTGTACGAAACGAACTATCCGCTGCCGAACAAGCAGACAAACTCTGGGTACCCCGAGATCTACGCTCAGAACGTGCCGACCCTGGACAACAACTACCTGCGCCCGGAGTACGGTGGAACAAGCTTCGGCAGGCCGCTAGGACCATCCGGAAGTACGCCGCCGATCGAGAATGGTTACGGTGGGGTGCAACGACCGAGCGCCGGTGGAACCATTGGCTACGGTACCGGTGGTGGATCCGTGGTGCTTCAGAAACCATCGTCCCCAGGAGGTGGTAGTGCTTCCGGTACCGGATACGGTCCCGGTCCTGTGCGTCCTTCCGGTCCCACCGGGCCCACAAGCACCGGCTACGGTGTGGTACGTCCGGCTCCTGCGCCTCCCGTTCAACCATCGGCGGGCGGCAGCTATCATCAAGCCAACGGCCCTGACCAACATAAGCCCCCGGCTGTCCACAAGCGCC CTTGCTACCGTCGGGTGCTGGCTGGGAAGCGGGTCGCCCCGCAATGGGTCCGCCGGACGTTGATTTGTGAGCGCGTCGAGGACTGTCAGCGCGAGTGCGGCGACGAGAGGCGCTTTTCTTGTGAAGGGTTCAACTATCG CCTCGATCCAACGGGCCGCGGACAGGGTGACTGCGAGCTGATCGACCAGCCGCTGTCGCAGATCGACCTCTACTCCAGTTCACACCAGCGCGATTCGAACCTGATCCGCGATGCCGACTACGACTACTACGAGCGGGACCGCAGTGCGACGGCCAACTGCCGGCCGACGTGCAAGGACTGCGTGCTGAAGCCGTTCCGACCAGCGCTGGAGTTCGTCCGGCCGACCACCTACCGTCCATCGCACCATCCGGAAAGCTACAAACCGTACCCGTCGGAGTACGAGGAGGATCACTACAAACCGGCGATCACGGCGATCGACAAGTATCGGCCACCGATGTATTCCCGGCCCGAGTTCGAGCGCTACAGCCCTTCGTCGGGCTACttcccaccgccacctccaGTTGATTCGTATCGACCCTCGTTGAGCTTCAAACCACAGTATGGCGCCGAGATCGATCGCTACGGAACGCTCGAACACGGTGGTATCTACAAACCAACGTACGACCGTCACGAATATCCGCATCGGCCACTCTTGCCCCACCACGAGGAGTTGCGTCCGCTGCATCGACCGCGCCACCCGTACGAAGACCGCGATCCGCCAGCGACAGCGCCCGTGTCCACGTCGCAACAGTACGGAAACGGTAAGCCGGCCACCTTCATCCCGTACCTGATCGGTCAGAGCATCCACAAGAACGGCGGGGTCTACGGTGGTTCGtacggcggcggaggcgacTCGTACAAGTCGATCTCCGACTACTGGGGACTGCGGAACGAGATCAAGCGCTACGACAGCCCGGCCTTCAACTACTTCGAGCTGCgcaacgatcgcgatcactTCGACGACAACAGCGTGTGGAGCTACGGGGGCACCAAGTACGGGTACGATCCGGACCCATCGTAccacccgtcggtggtgccgtACGAGCGAGACCACCAGCCGCCACCCCCGCCGTCGGCACCCACCGTCTTCGTGGACCGGGGACACTTCGGGCAGCAGTGGATCCGCCGGCCAAGCCACGAAGAGTGCTCGGTAAAGTCGAGCGAAGGGTTCCGTCTGCACAAGGGCGTCGTGAAGTACGCTCTCAACACACCGACCGTGATCGAGTGCGAGCGGATGTGCTACTCGGAGTCGCGGTTCCGGTGTCTCACGTTTAGCTACCGCTACTCGACGGTGTCGCGCGAAAACTGTCTCCTGTGCGATCGACCGTTCAACCTGCTCGACTTCTACGCCGATCTGGAGCCGGACCGTGACTACGACATTTACTCGATGAGTGACGATGCGAAAACGTGTCACCCTGAACCGAGCCACCCGCGGCGGGACTACAATGCAC AGTGCTTCATTCGGGTGATCGATTCGGCGCGGTTCTTCAAGTCGATCGTCCGCGACTCGCTGACGGTGCGCTCGATCGGCGAGTGTGAGCTGGAGTGCATCAAGGCGTCCAAGTTCACGTGCCGCGCGTTCACGTACAGCTTCGGGCCGAACGCGATCAACGCCGTGATCGACAACTGCCAGCTGTCGGACTGGCCGGTGCGCGATATGGACAAGGACCGGCACCTGGTGCCGGACGAGAGCTTCGACGTGTTCGAGCGGGCCAGCTACGGGCAGGGCTGCGAGATTCAGCCGATCGTCGACGACAAGCACAACAAGAAGT TTTGCTATCTGGGTTACGGATCGCCGGCGAAGCTGCTTTCATCGGCGATCAAGAAGGTCACGTCGGTGAACACGGAGCTCGACTGCAAAAACGAGTGTATCCGGCTGCGAGAGGCGACCCACTTCAAGTGTCTTTCGTTTAGCTTTGG CTCCCAAGCGTCGACGTACAACTGCGAGATGTCGGATCTGGACCAGAGCGAGCTGAAGCTGGGCGTGCACTACGCGCACACGACCGACCGTGACTTTTGGCTGTTCGCGTGGAACCCGTTCGACTACACGTGCCGCGATAAGATCACCACCATTAGCGGTGGCACCCGGACGAACCACGACCGCCGGGTCGATATCTTCCGCGAACCGG GTGATGGAAGTTGGCGTCAGTATACCGTCACGGGCAAACCCTGCCGCTACGGTACCAAATGCGAGCGAAACAAGATCACAGGGTTTTACTCCTGCGAGCTAGAGGGTGGTGAGGTTGGTTCATGGGATTATTGCTGTAAGGCCGACCACCCTTGCGGCTACTCGCGAGGGTTCGAGTATCCATG GTGCTTCGTGGGTGATGCCCCAGATCAGTGGCGCAAGTGCAGCGATAAGTACTTTCCCAAGAAACAGCACGATTCGCGTTATCAAGACAAGAATAAAAAGGGTGAAGTCTATCAACCACCTCCGCAGCCGGGAGGACTGAAGCACCTGGACGATGGCGTGACGGCACCGGCCCAACTCTGGCCCGTGACCTACCTGTACGAGAGCGGGCCCCCGAATGCCACCGAGATCAGCAATAACGTGGTCGACTGCAAAAAGGAACAGTGCTAG
- the LOC128270983 gene encoding uncharacterized protein LOC128270983: MATPHRSKGEDEIDKAINDWGYVMSAENYVSSPQRKLPLSETRRIVCGRGRGVVAPPPENSALEKVRLAAHINRLDASSASRLRTTDETLAQSNPATEITATLRSLGIRSEDYELTGRTTRRSLLDNNRDIHFDGNIPVILNGDLFHAPSGSPFREHESNGEEVTPEVIEQKEAKMAKNDRRGDNAAIR, encoded by the exons ATGGCCACGCCTCATCGCAGCAAGGGGGAGGATGAAATTGATAAAGCCATCAACGATTGGGGCTACGTAATGAGCGCAGAGAATTATGTGAGTTCGCCTCAAAGAAAGCTGCCGTTGAGTGAAACCAGGCGCATCGTTTGCGGACGTGGCAGAGGAGTTgttgcgccaccaccggaaaatAGTGCGCTGGAAAAAGTGCGCCTTGCGGCCCACATCAACCGCCTCGATGCAAGTTCGGCGAGCCGCCTGAGGACCACGGATGAAACGCTGGCCCAATCCAATCCAGCGACGGAGATAACGGCCACACTGCGCTCGTTAGGAATTCGTAGCGAAGACTACGAGCTGACCGGCCGCACCACACGCCGATCGCTGTTGGACAACAATCGTGACATCCACTTCGATGGAAACATTCCGGTCATTCTGAACGGAGATCTGTTCCACGCACCTTCCGGATCTCCGTTCCGCGAACACGAGAGCAATG GCGAAGAAGTCACCCCCGAAGTCATCGAGCAAAAAGAAgccaaaatggcgaaaaatgaCCGTAGAGGAGACAATGCCGCCATCCGGTAG
- the LOC128270984 gene encoding endonuclease G, mitochondrial-like: MASNVVSRLLVLSSVGIGGFLTGSYLERRKQVPADYVSTDRKTIGEFCPKPALPIFGTVSAASLVSSPAAPVNVSRVGQIMKYGFPGLDNVRSFDDYVLSYDRRTRVAHWVFEHLTPESVKPNDAVDRAKSDFKADDSIHPFFRSLNTDYKGSGFDRGHMAAAGNHRGEQKHCDQTFYLTNMAPQFCALRFE; the protein is encoded by the exons ATGGCCTCCAATGTAGTGTCCCGCCTATTGGTGCTGTCGTCGGTCGGGATTGGTGGCTTCCTGACGGGCAGCTATCTCGAACGCCGGAAGCAGGTGCCGGCCGATTATGTAAGCACCGATCGCAAGACGATCGGTGAATTCTGCCCCAAACCGGCACTTCCTATCTTTGGAACCGTTTCGGCTGCATCCCTAGTTTCCTCACCGGCAGCCCCGGTTAACGTGAGCCGGGTCGGTCAGATCATGAAGTACGGGTTTCCCGGTTTGGACAATGTGCGATCCTTCGACGACTACGTTCTGTCGTACGACCGGCGAACGCGAGTCGCGCACTGGGTCTTCGAACACCTTACGCCGGAGTCGGTCAAACCGAACGATGCGGTGGATCGGGCTAAATCAGACTTTAAAGCGGACGACAGCATACACccattttttcgctcgctcaaCACCGACTACAAAGGTTCCGGATTCGACCGTGGAcacatggcggcggccggtaaTCATCGTGGCGAGCAAAAACACTGCGATCAGACCTTCTACCTTACCAACATGGCTCCACAG TTTTGTGCGTTGCGTTtcgagtga
- the LOC128275068 gene encoding rab3 GTPase-activating protein catalytic subunit-like: MLNEEVDDTEFFQQDFTTASDWELFNARLEEIFHEWKLSYGQSAFRPLQHHELARCDWSVQLETIKFADVELQVAHHRAALLSGADEPTPAAGPGTVAGCQTFADLMSIENDYCATGHGPGGAEDQPQLHPLAQWYGLREFVIVSPVKKSITNESQIRILMSSVHIAVAESSCDVPVFVQVMDKVQNVFLGVCESGSVRLSFDIVHLHLTPPTCKYLSGLLEVFKGKIGVAYVDPVVVSVRFTYPLCRFVSSAYVSERCVPFGTDGEPTPGTVTLPFGVAVDPVAKLLVHCTWPQVADNVVVDSQTYSDFDPMTAPLWSLRVQLEDTPVCFMAECLQEYLQTVNSRRALTEYFGDLAFGATQNLGGPGTSNPLDLLTESKIPTLSSVLPAMPGTGGKKAAKLEGPLAEEQLKDMLYYMFPDAQQPEARWPYPGTIGKAEFDPLKIKSADPDSLVHRLATLLALCNAYYGGKRAVAQLWVEFAQEMRYRVERCIQIPG; the protein is encoded by the coding sequence ATGCTGAACGAAGAGGTGGACGATACGGAGTTTTTCCAGCAGGATTTCACCACCGCCTCGGACTGGGAACTGTTCAATGCCCGGCTGGAAGAGATTTTCCACGAGTGGAAACTGTCGTACGGCCAGAGCGCCTTCCGGCCGTTACAACACCACGAGCTGGCCCGCTGCGACTGGAGCGTACAGCTTGAGACGATCAAATTTGCAGACGTCGAGCTTCAGGTGGCCCACCATCGGGCGGCCCTCCTAAGTGGTGCGGATGAACccacaccggccgccgggccCGGAACGGTCGCCGGGTGTCAAACGTTCGCCGATTTGATGTCGATCGAAAACGATTACTGTGCCACGGGGCACGGACCGGGCGGAGCGGAGGACCAACCGCAACTTCACCCGCTGGCCCAGTGGTACGGGCTGCGTGAGTTTGTGATCGTTTCGCCGGTGAAGAAATCGATCACCAACGAAAGCCAGATACGCATCCTGATGAGCTCGGTTCACATTGCGGTCGCCGAAAGTAGCTGCGATGTGCCGGTGTTTGTGCAGGTCATGGATAAGGTGCAGAATGTGTTTTTGGGCGTTTGCGAGTCCGGCTCGGTCCGACTGTCCTTCGACATCGTGCACCTCCACCTGACGCCGCCCACGTGCAAGTATCTTTCGGGATTGCTGGAAGTGTTCAAGGGCAAAATCGGTGTCGCGTACGTTGATCCCGTGGTCGTCTCGGTGCGCTTCACGTATCCCCTGTGCCGGTTCGTCTCGAGTGCGTACGTTAGTGAACGGTGCGTTCCCTTCGGTACCGACGGGGAACCGACACCCGGCACGGTAACACTTCCGTTCGGGGTCGCCGTTGACCCGGTGGCGAAGCTGCTCGTACACTGCACCTGGCCACAGGTCGCCGACAATGTGGTGGTCGACTCCCAGACCTACTCCGACTTTGATCCGATGACAGCCCCACTGTGGAGTCTGCGGGTACAGCTCGAGGACACTCCCGTGTGCTTCATGGCCGAGTGCCTGCAGGAGTATCTGCAGACTGTCAACTCGCGACGCGCGCTAACCGAGTACTTTGGCGACCTGGCGTTCGGTGCCACTCAGAACCTTGGCGGTCCGGGCACCAGCAACCCACTGGATCTGCTGACCGAGTCCAAAATTCCGACGCTGTCCTCGGTGCTGCCTGCGATGCCTGGTACGGGTGGCAAAAAGGCCGCCAAGCTGGAAGGTCCACTGGCCGAAGAGCAACTGAAAGACATGCTGTACTACATGTTCCccgacgcacagcaaccgGAAGCCCGCTGGCCGTACCCGGGCACCATCGGTAAGGCGGAGTTTGATCCACTCAAAATCAAGTCTGCCGATCCGGACTCGCTGGTGCATCGCCTGGCAACGCTTCTTGCCCTATGCAACGCCTACTACGGTGGCAAACGGGCCGTCGCTCAGCTGTGGGTAGAGTTTGCGCAGGAGATGCGCTACCGAGTGGAGCGCTGCATCCAGATACCGGGGTAA